TAAAATATATCTCTGCTGGGGGCGAGAAATTAGACCGAGAAACTGCGATCGCTTTACGAAAACGGTTCCCAGCCGATATCGTCAGTAATGTCTATGGCTCCACAGAAACTTGTGTAGGAGTAGCTCAATATAGAATAGACGAAAATTTAAATACAGACGTACCTCTTGGGGAGGTTTTCCATAACAATCGCTTATTTGTCCTTGATGAATTTAATAACACCGTACCTCTTCATGTAGTAGGTGAAATTTGTGTAGAAGGTGTAGCATTAGCAGCAGGTTATCACAACCTCCCCCAAATCACCGCAGAAAAATTTCAACCTAGCTTTATGACTGAGGGAAAAACTATCTTTAGAACCGGAGATTTAGGTAAACAAATTGCCCCAGGCGTGATTGAATTTCTTGGTCGTAAAGATAATCAAGTTAAGGTGAATGGCTATCGTATAGATCCAGGAGAAATTGAATACCAACTCAGCCGCCATTCTCAAATTGAGAGAGCAATCGTATTGCCTACTAATGTAGATAATCAAACCCAGTTATCAGCCTATTGTAAAACTGAGTCAGACATAGAAATTTCCGAAATTCGAGAATTTCTATCGAACTTTTTGCCCGTTTACATGATTCCTACTTTCTTTATCTTCTTAAAGCAATTTCCCTTAACCAGACATGGGAAAATTGATTTGCGATCCCTGGCTGAATTCAAGGGAATAGGTAACTTAACACAGTTAGCGTATACTGCACCGCGCAATAATTTAGAGTCCAAGCTCGTACATATTTGGGAAAAAATTCTCACCAAACAACCCATTGGCATTTTTGATAACTTCTTTGAAATTGGTGGACACTCACTGCTGCTTTCCAGAGTGGTAACTCACGTTCATAAAGAATTAAATGTGTTGGTAAAATTGGCTGAATTCTTTAAAGTTCCCACAATCGCCGGATTAGCAGCTTTAGTATCTAAAACCCAATATGACTATCAAGAACCCATACCAGCAATAACTCAGCAAACGTCTTATCCTATGTCTCATGGGCAACGCCGCCTTTGGGCTTTAGAATTCTTAGATCGCAATCATACTGCCTACGGAATGCCCAGTGCTTATCTATTCAAAGGTAATTTAAATATTGCTGCCTTTGAAAATGCTTTTCAACATTTGCTCCAACGCCACGAAATCTTGCGTACTACCTTTACATTAATAGATAACGAACCCCGTCAAGTTGTACATGAGAGCATGAATTTTCAAGTCAAACAAATAGACTTGACCGAGGATGAAGAACAAGCAGAAATCATTGCCGAAGCTATTCACAACAATGCCAAAAATACTTTTAATTTAGAAACAGGGTCTTTACTCAAAGTTAACTTACTAAAAGTCACTCAACAGAGCTATATAGTTCTGTTTAATATGCATCATATCATTTCCGATGGTTGGTCAGCAGGCGTTTTAATTAAAGATTTCCTTGTGCTGTATCATGCTTATGGACAACAGAATCTAGAATTACCACCACCTTTAAGGATTCATTATAAAGATTATAGTTCCTGGCAAGAAAAGCGGTTAAATACATCAGAGCTACAAGCACAACGTGATTACTGGCTAAATAAATTGACTCCTGCTCCTACACGTCTTAACTTACCTTTAGATTATGCTCGACCAGGAGTTCAAAGTTTTCAAGGATCTGCGGTTATCTGGCAGCCAGACCCAGAATTAATCAAGGGTTTCCGGGTATTATTGCAAAATCAAGAATCTAGTTTGTTTATGGGGTTACTGACTTTGGTCAAGAGTTTTCTGTTTTGCTATACCGAACAAAATGAGATTACAGTAGGCTCTCCCATCGCTGGCCGAAATCATCCCGATTTAGAAGAACAAATTGGTTTTTATGTGAATATGTTAGTCTTACGCGATCAAATAGCAGTAGATGACAGTTTTGCAACTTTACTTGCCAAAGTCAAAACAACCACACTAGAAGCTTATGACAATCAAGAATATCCTTTTGATAAACTAGTCTCAGATTTAAATTTTCCTCGCGATCCTAGCCGTAATCCTCTATTTGATACTGCCATTGTTTTGCAAAATAATCAAAATGTCGAGTTATTACTAGATGGAATTACTGTTCATCCCCTTGACCAAGAGATTGTGAGTGCTAAATTCGATTTAGAATTTACATTTGTGGAAGAGTCTCAACTATATCTGAAGCTAATTTACAATACAGATATATTTGTCCACGAACGTATCTCATTGATGCTAAAGTTGTTAGAAGGTCTGCTAGAAGAAATAGTAAAATTACCGGAAATACCATTTCTAAAGCTGTCTTTTAACACAGAAAATTCTGATGAAGGAGATAGCAAACTTTTTGCCACAAATTTTAATTTTTAGAAAAATCCACAACGAAACTAGGAGAATTGTATGAATAAGAAACCACCAATCCTTGGAGTTTTAGGCGGCATGGGGCCTGTAGTTACCGCCGAATTTCTCAAATCTATTTACGAATATAACCAGTTTATTCATAAGGAACAGGAAACACCCAACGTCATTGTTTTTTCACTACCATCTATCCCAGATCGCAACAATTCTATTAATACTGGGAATGAAAGAGAATTTATTGATTTTATCCAGTTTCATCTGGAAAATCTCAATAAAATTGTTGACCACATAGTGATTGGCTGTTGTCTAGCTCATTATTCTTTGCCTGAAATTCCCGAACATCTGACTGAGAAAGTAATTTCTTTAATTAAAATCGCCGACCAAGAACTTCAACAACATGATGAATCTGCCCTGTTATTGGCAAGCACAGGAACTTACACCAAAAAATTGTTTCAGGAAGGTTGTGCTGCTGCTGAACGCATTATTTCTCTGTCTGAAACAGAGCAAGATTTGATCGATGATATGATATTTAAAATCCTCAAACGAGGACAAGATCCACTTACAATTCTTCCCGATATCCAAGCATTATTAGATAAGTATAACACTCGGTCTTATATTTCTGGTTGTACAGAATTCCATCTGTTCACCAAATCTCTCAAGCTCAATGGAATTGATTCTATAAAAGCGATTGATCCTTTAAGTACTATTGCCCAAAACTTTTTTCAAATATTTGTAGGACTTACGCAATAACTCTCTGCAACCCTCTTTCCTTCGTGTCCTTCGCGTTCTTTGTGGTTCGTTTTTTCATGATTTTGCGTAAGTCCTGATTTGATTATAATTCGCTTTGATAAAAAAGGACGTTATATATAAAGTTTCTACATATATAAGGTCTCTAGGTGAATTTGGCGCAATTTAACCTAGAATTGGGATCAGGCGGATTTTGCTTGTGTAGTAGCGATTTGTGTAAAATAATTTAATCTAGGAGCAATTGCATGACAGCTATTTTCCCCCAATTTTCTACAGTGAATCTTAAAAATCAGAAGGTTCTTTTAATCGGGAGAATGTACGATGAAACAGGTGAAAAACTCCTGGAAGAATATACTAATATCCAGATTTTAAAAGACCCAA
The window above is part of the Nodularia spumigena CCY9414 genome. Proteins encoded here:
- a CDS encoding aspartate/glutamate racemase family protein, whose amino-acid sequence is MNKKPPILGVLGGMGPVVTAEFLKSIYEYNQFIHKEQETPNVIVFSLPSIPDRNNSINTGNEREFIDFIQFHLENLNKIVDHIVIGCCLAHYSLPEIPEHLTEKVISLIKIADQELQQHDESALLLASTGTYTKKLFQEGCAAAERIISLSETEQDLIDDMIFKILKRGQDPLTILPDIQALLDKYNTRSYISGCTEFHLFTKSLKLNGIDSIKAIDPLSTIAQNFFQIFVGLTQ